Part of the Nicotiana sylvestris chromosome 5, ASM39365v2, whole genome shotgun sequence genome is shown below.
AGTGTGGATTCTCAGTCACAACTCTATACATACAGTACTCTCCTGGCAATATCCGCCTCATGAAATGTGTACGTTATTCTCTTTCCTTTTTTGCCTAAAGAATGACACTTTTCTATATTTAGAAACATTTTACGTTAAAGTTTCTATAATGACATTGATTTATAGCTGCAGAAATGTCTAGCTTGTTTTAAACACATGTTTAAAAAATCTATTCCGTCTATCCCAAGAATGACATTTTTATATTTAGAAATGATTTAATTTTAACCTTCCTATTTTACACAATGAGATACAAATTGTAGCCAGAAAAATGTGTATAACTTGTTTTCGACCGCAAGTATAAAAAATATTTAGTTCTTTCTTAAACTCACTGCCCCATCAAAGAACTTACATAAATTTGGAGGAAGGGATTAAATTTTTTTTGGGATGGAGTTGTTGGAGTATATATCCAATGTACAAACCAAATAGTTCTTTTTGTAACATTGATTTGGATGCTCTACTTATATAACCATTATACCAACCAATATAGTTCTTTTTGTAACATTGATATGGATGCTCTACTTTGTGCAGGGAAATTGCAAAGCAATTGCTGATGAGTACATTGAATGTGAACTTATGGTAACTTATACAAAAAAACATTgaacaagaaaaagagagagcGAGAGAACGCGAATTCTATTTATAGACTTCAGTCTTGGTTTAGTTCCTAATTGTTTGTTTGGAATGTAGATATTGGTTATTGACTTGATTTTGCATAAAATTAGAGCCTACAGACACTTGTTCTACAATAGGTTCTCTCGAGAGACTTTGCATAATGAGGTATGTGATAGTGTATTTCTAGTTTTCTTTTTTTGCAATGTATGTTGACATGGAATTACAAACTGATGTTGTTCtcattttcttctttgattttatttgttttttgttcCTCTTTTGCAGGGCTTGTTGTGGAAATTTTCTCTGGGCTTCCTGATATTAGATGCTTGTATCCTTCTATTCTCTAGTTCATTTTCACTGATATCGAGCATTTATCTATGTTTTGTATTCCAACATTTCAACAAATTATTACATATATATACTTCCGTGCATATATGGAAGGTTACTCTTTCTTCGTGAACTAGGTATTGCCAAAAGTAATTGTTCAATATTGCACTGTGAGCATACAGTTGATGGTTTAGTTACACTTCATGCTAGGTTTTGACTACATGATAATTTGAAGAATTAACTATTTGCTTTTTCTTGTAAGTTTCTCTAACCAGCAATTTGCAATTACAAATCAGATATAAATTTGAATTCTAAAGTATTTCTCCTTGACGTTGCGGTTGATAATTTTCAATTGTAAGTGTTTAATGTTTTCTCTTCTCTTTatcaacaaaaatattttctcttcttGTGAGTGCATGATTTTAATCTCGAGATAACGTATTAAGCTATTAGGCTTTATTGAACTAAGAATCAGAACTCCGGTTCAGTGATAGAATTCAATGACAAACCTCTGTTCCTAAAAGGACAATCTTTAAGACATGCATTGTTTAATGGACTTAACTAGTAAAGACCAAATGTTGGTGGTATGCACAACTCCAGATGAGAGGAGTTTGCCGGCAAGCTTTGCCTCATTTATGGGGCTTTCTGGAAAGGTGCATACCATGAGATTTGTTTCTAAAGTTTTATTTCACCGCCTATCCACTTCCCTGTGGATTCTAGATCTTTGCTTCAAACATAATGTGACGGTTGCTGTTTTTAGGTGCTCACGGGAGTCTTCTTTGGGAATCTCATATTCCTTGGCATAATTCTATTTGGCACAAGGAGGTTTCTGAATGCAAAAATAGGAGATTCAAGGTAAAGCTTTTCTTCATCTTATAATTTAGTTTATATTTGTTCTGTTGTTTATTACTCTGTTTGCCCAAAATAAATGTCTCTGTTTCTTTTCTCGGATGTTCCAAAATGCTTGACACCATTTCACTTATATATTGTTCTACACAACGTTCTAGACAGAATTTCCTGTTGTTTATGCTTTAACcgctctctctctatatatatacacacacatttcCTACAATCAGTAAGTAGCTGTGAGCTGCTGATTGAACGATATTTCAATCAATAAGTATATGTGAGCTGCTGATTGAACGATATTTCAATCAATAAGTATATGTGAGCTGCTGATTAGCCTTCAGACAAGGACTGCCTAAGGTTCTTTATCTAAGATTTGAATTCACTAATTTTCTTACTGAGTAGAGAGTTGATAAATCCCGTCTTGCTTTTTTACTGTTAATCAGACAAAATTTTGAAATCAAGGATTAGGTGGTGAAGAATAATACGCTGGATTTGATGCTGAGATATTTCTAGAGAGAGAAGGTAGGGTAATTGGCCTCCAAGGACCAGATGATCCGACAACTACTATTTCTTAACCCCAACTAGTAGATATCGGCTGTATGAATCTTCACTATCCATTTCGTTATGTATTATGAAGACCTTTTGTGGAATGACTAGTTTTATGTTGCCAGTCAGCCTACTGCAACGCTCCTTTTTTATTTCAGGTTAGCTCACACAGAGTCATTAAGGAGCGTATGATTACCTGTAATAGTTTAATTGGATAAAAAAGTTCCTATGAGCAGCAGAGGTTTTAGCCTAAATGATTTCCTCAGCTGTCAAGTTAGCATATTCATCTTTGGAGCTGAAACTTACTATTATTATTTACTTGGATTTGAAATCGACAGGTGTAAGCATATATTGCTTTCGATCCTTCTTTCTAGTTACTTCAAGATTTTTCTTATTGCCATGATGGTATGTTGCTTGCTGTCACTTGGCCTTACTGTTTCAATTACTTGGAAACTTTCTTGTTTCACAGTAATACTTTTGTACTAATGTTTTTATATATTTACAGGTGTGGGAATTTCCCTCTTCTGTTGTTTTCATCATTAACATGTTTGTCTTGTCATCTAATGCACTGGCATTGCTGGGTAAGAAGTTCTTTATTACTTTGAAATTTGAAGTTTGTGTACTAGACTACTTGTCAGTTTATGATATTCGTCTGACATTGGAGATTTAGCCTTGGACATGTAGCTAGTGTACTAAGATGCATATTAAATATGGTTGTACTACTCATCCTCTGCACTCTCTGGGCGCTATTCTATAATCTAATTTTCATTacattttcaaaaacaaaaaatatttggGGCCCCAATTGAAGTATGAATCAAGGGTTGGGGAATTAGTGAGAGGCCTTAGGTATTAAGTTTTCGAGGCCAGAGCTAATTTTTCTCCCTATTGATAGTTTGGTGTGATAGGTCTGCCGGCTAGTTTAGACATTGTGTAACTTTAAGTATCTTTTCTTGAATTTGGTTAAATGTCATTGGTTGTGTCTCTGTGGCTGTGAAGGCCTAAAGATGAAAATACATGATTTATGACTTTGGCTGTGAAGGTATTCGTCGGTAGGATCCATAAGAGCCTAGAGATGTTGATGTTTTTGTTCTTCCACTGAGGAGTTAATGCTTTGGTGTTCTTCTTAACTTATCAGTTGGATGGATACACAAACTAACATTGGCATCTTAGAAATAGTATTACGTATTCTTATAAGAATTTAGAGATTTTGATCAGaataacaaatattaacagagTGAGTTACAGTGAAGCTTGGCTGGACATAAAGCACAACCTGGAATGCACATGGCTACAGAATGGTCTGGATTGTTGAAGATGGAGGAAAAGAAATGAGCAACCAGAATGGTTTGAATATTGACTAGGAGTTAACTTGCTGTCTCACTGCCAAATGTTCCAGTCATTTAATAGCGACGGCACTGCCTTAACCGTTTGAGTTTTAGATTGATAGCTGTTGAGATATGGAACATTTAGAATTCACATTGGAGTTATATCAATAGAGTTGTTCTGTAGGTTAGTCCCTAAATATCACTCTAGTATTTAATGGGTCCTACATGGGTCATATCTTGGTTTTAATAGTTGTTCTGTAGGTTGGTCCCCTAATATCACTAATATTCCTGTTGAGTTTTAGGTTGATATCTCGCTTCTTGGTTTTTATTGTTGAAATCAAGAGTGATATGCATAAACAGAGACTTATGGCCTCGCAAACTGTTGAAATGTCAAATATTCCAgcttcccacatcggtgggttagcaatagttggggggattttccccctataaaagaaggcttaatgtttaggatttaaacacacctctcatttgccttctcatctgtttaaggcatttgtatcttctctctttagtattatttcacttgtatttttggagtgaaataaaatattggttgtgtccgaggagtaggcaaaattagccgaacctcgtaaattctggtgttccctttattgttgttttattgtcttatttattatttggtggctgtcataatttttggtatagtagttgtgacttattcacactatatacatttggcttccgcaacaattggtatcagagccaaggtactgtctaagtatgctctgtggttgcagcatagtctaatcttccacatcagaaaagatttatcttggtaactgagtcaaggttctgtctgagtatgctctgtggttgcagcttagtctgatcttctacatcagaaaggaaataatcttgatttgtgtcgtcagctattaaataatatttgtgtcaaatatgggagacaataaacaagaagaatctacatcaagtgtcaacaatacgtcatcattggcatcttcgcttatgacaagaattgtgtcaaatgcgaaatttgcggtagaaatttttgacgggtccgggcattttgggatgtggcaaggcgaggttctagatgtcctttttcaacaagggctagatctggccattgaagaaaagaaaccagatgttattggagaagaagattggaagattctcaaccgtgttgcttgcggtaccattcgatcctaccttgctagagagcagaaatatccatacacaaaggaaacttctgcaagtaaattatggaaagcactggaggataaatttttgaagaaaaacagtcaaaataaattgtacatgaagaagagattgtttcacttcacctatgttcctggtaccacgatgaatgaacatatcaccagtttcaataagttggtcacagatttgcaaaatatggatacaacttatgatgatggtgacttggccttgatgttgttggcgtcacttcctgatgagtacgagcaccttgaaactactctactccatggaaatgacgaagtttctcttagagaagtttgttcggctttgtacagctatgaacaaagaaagcgagaaaaacagaagggcggagaaggagaagcactatttgtgaggggtcgtcctcaaaatcaaacgaggacaaagaagggaagatccaagtcaagatccagacccagcaaagatgaatgtgccttttgtcgagaaaaagggcactggaagaaagactgtccgaagttgaagaataaggccaaacataacaatggaaaggccattatggattcaaatgtagctgattgtgatgattcagacttctcattagttacaacagagtcatcaacatcatcagacatatggttgatggactcggcttgtagctatcatatgtgtcccaacagggactggttcgtggaatttcaagaaggagaatatggagtcgtccacacagcggataacagccctcttacctcatatggcattggttcaatacgattaaggaaccatgatggaatgatcagaacattgatagatgttcgatatgtaccggatttgaagaagaatctcatctctgtgggagccctagaatcaaaagggttcaaaatcattgcagaaaatggagtgatgagagtatgctccggtgcactagtggtaatgaaggctaatcggaagaataataatatgtaccgctatcgtggcagtacagttattgggacagcgacagtgacatccagtgacgacaaagaggcagaagcaaccaagctatggcacatgcgcttgggacatgctggaggaaaatccttgaaaactctatcagatcaaggattgttaaaaggagtaaaggcttgcaacttggagttttgtgagcattgtgttaaagggaaacagacaagggttaaatttggtacaacgatccataatactaaaggcattttggattatgtacactctgatgtttggggt
Proteins encoded:
- the LOC104236389 gene encoding protein ARV 2 isoform X1 translates to MEIKDGNESAKEISFRCVQCGFSVTTLYIQYSPGNIRLMKCGNCKAIADEYIECELMILVIDLILHKIRAYRHLFYNRFSRETLHNEGLLWKFSLGFLILDAYQMLVVCTTPDERSLPASFASFMGLSGKVLTGVFFGNLIFLGIILFGTRRFLNAKIGDSRCKHILLSILLSSYFKIFLIAMMVWEFPSSVVFIINMFVLSSNALALLVITDAVMIRCIWICLAAHAMKFLVTQGLGAYRKLVLW
- the LOC104236389 gene encoding protein ARV 1 isoform X2; protein product: MEIKDGNESAKEISFRCVQCGFSVTTLYIQYSPGNIRLMKCGNCKAIADEYIECELMILVIDLILHKIRAYRHLFYNRFSRETLHNEGLLWKFSLGFLILDAYQMLVVCTTPDERSLPASFASFMGLSGKVLTGVFFGNLIFLGIILFGTRRFLNAKIGDSRCKHILLSILLSSYFKIFLIAMMVWEFPSSVVFIINMFVLSSNALALLVKLGWT